From Blastochloris viridis, one genomic window encodes:
- the ntrC gene encoding nitrogen regulation protein NR(I) has protein sequence MPAGSILVADDDAAIRTVLNQALSRAGYEVRSCGNAATLWRWVAQGEGDLVITDVVMPDENAFDLLPRIKKVRPDLPVVVMSAQNTFLTAIRASERGAYEYLPKPFDLKELIAIVGRALAEPKRGRHVEETGEPTDNIPLVGRSAAMQDIYRVLARLMQTDLTVMITGESGTGKELVARALHDYGKRSSGPFVAINMAAIPRDLIESELFGHEKGAFTGANARSSGRFEQAEGGTLFLDEIGDMPMEAQTRLLRVLQQGEYTTVGGRTPIKADVRIIAATNKDLRLLIQQGLFREDLFFRLNVVPLRLPPLRERAEDIPDLVRHFFMRIEREGLPAKQLDAGAVDRLKRYRWPGNVRELENLIRRLAALYPQDTITANLIDAELSQPESEPGVDQPKADDTLSGSVERHLAAYFAGFGDRLPPPGLYHRILREVEYPLLSVALAATRGNQIKAAELLGVNRNTLRKKIRDLDVQVVRTSR, from the coding sequence ATGCCCGCCGGCAGCATTCTCGTCGCCGACGACGACGCCGCGATCCGCACCGTGCTGAACCAGGCGCTGTCGCGCGCCGGCTACGAAGTCCGCTCCTGCGGCAACGCGGCGACGCTGTGGCGATGGGTCGCCCAGGGCGAAGGCGACCTCGTCATCACCGACGTGGTGATGCCGGACGAAAATGCCTTCGACCTTCTGCCGCGCATCAAGAAGGTCCGCCCCGATCTGCCGGTGGTGGTGATGAGCGCGCAGAACACCTTTCTCACCGCCATCCGCGCCTCCGAGCGCGGCGCCTATGAATATCTTCCCAAGCCCTTCGACTTGAAGGAGCTGATTGCCATCGTCGGCCGCGCGCTGGCCGAGCCCAAGCGTGGACGCCACGTCGAGGAGACTGGCGAGCCGACTGACAATATTCCGCTGGTTGGTCGCTCGGCGGCGATGCAGGACATCTACCGCGTGCTGGCGCGGCTGATGCAGACCGATCTGACGGTGATGATCACCGGCGAATCGGGCACCGGAAAGGAATTGGTGGCGCGGGCGCTGCACGACTATGGCAAGCGCTCGTCCGGACCGTTCGTCGCCATCAACATGGCGGCGATTCCGCGCGACCTGATCGAGTCCGAGCTGTTCGGCCACGAAAAGGGGGCGTTTACAGGCGCCAATGCCCGCTCCTCCGGCCGCTTCGAGCAGGCCGAGGGCGGCACCCTGTTCCTCGACGAGATCGGCGACATGCCGATGGAGGCTCAGACGCGACTTTTGCGCGTGCTGCAGCAGGGCGAATACACCACGGTCGGCGGCCGCACGCCGATCAAGGCCGACGTGCGCATCATCGCTGCCACCAACAAGGACCTGCGCCTCCTGATCCAGCAGGGGCTGTTTCGCGAGGATTTGTTCTTCCGCCTCAACGTTGTGCCGCTGCGGCTGCCGCCATTGCGCGAGCGGGCCGAGGACATTCCAGACCTGGTGCGCCACTTCTTCATGCGGATCGAGCGCGAAGGTTTGCCGGCAAAGCAGCTCGATGCCGGCGCGGTCGACCGGCTGAAGCGCTACCGTTGGCCGGGCAACGTCCGCGAGTTGGAGAACCTGATTCGCCGCCTCGCTGCGCTCTATCCCCAGGACACCATCACCGCCAACCTGATCGACGCCGAGCTATCGCAGCCGGAAAGCGAGCCGGGCGTCGACCAGCCCAAGGCCGACGACACCCTGTCGGGCTCGGTCGAGCGGCATCTGGCGGCCTATTTCGCCGGGTTCGGCGACCGCCTGCCACCGCCCGGTCTCTACCACCGCATCCTGCGCGAGGTGGAGTATCCGCTGCTGTCGGTGGCGCTGGCGGCGACCCGCGGCAACCAGATCAAGGCAGCTGAGCTACTCGGGGTCAATCGCAACACTTTGCGCAAGAAGATCCGCGATCTCGACGTCCAGGTCGTCCGTACCAGCCGGTAG
- a CDS encoding sigma-54-dependent transcriptional regulator: MASDILIVDDEADIRDLVAGILEDEGYNARTAGDSDSALAAIEQRRPHLVLLDIWLEGSRLDGLQLLDVIKQHHPDVQVVMISGHGNIETAVTAIHKGAYDFIEKPFKADRLVLVVERAIETLRLKREVKELKTFAPIAQHLVGSSPAMNQLRTSIDRVAPTNSRILLVGPSGAGKELTARMIHSQSTRANGPFVATNAVMITPERMETELFGVEGGDQRGRTVGALEEAHGGTLFLDEIADMPRETQSKILRVLVDQNFVRVGGTTRVHVDVRIISSTSRNLEAEIAAGRFREDLYHRLSVVPIRLPSLAERREDIPELIAYFMEQISQTTGLPKRTIGEDAMAVLQAHDWPGNVRQLRNNVERLLILAGGDSDATINASMLPQDVGALMPAMPNGHGSDQILRLPLRDAREMFEREYLAAQISRFSGNISRTAEFVGMERSALHRKLKTLGIG, from the coding sequence ATGGCCTCCGACATCCTGATCGTCGATGACGAAGCCGACATCCGAGACCTCGTTGCCGGTATCCTGGAAGATGAGGGCTACAACGCCCGCACCGCGGGCGACAGCGACAGCGCGCTGGCTGCAATCGAACAACGCCGGCCGCACCTCGTTCTACTCGACATCTGGCTGGAAGGCAGCCGGCTCGACGGGCTTCAACTGCTCGACGTCATCAAGCAGCACCACCCCGACGTGCAGGTGGTGATGATCTCCGGCCACGGCAACATCGAGACCGCGGTGACGGCGATCCACAAGGGCGCCTACGACTTCATCGAGAAGCCGTTCAAGGCCGACCGCCTGGTGCTGGTGGTCGAGCGGGCGATCGAGACCCTGCGCCTGAAGCGCGAGGTCAAGGAACTCAAGACCTTCGCGCCGATCGCCCAGCATCTGGTCGGCTCCTCGCCGGCAATGAACCAGTTGCGGACCTCGATCGACCGCGTCGCGCCGACCAACAGCCGCATCCTCCTGGTCGGGCCGTCGGGCGCCGGCAAGGAGCTCACCGCCCGCATGATCCACTCTCAGTCCACCCGCGCGAACGGGCCGTTCGTCGCCACCAACGCGGTGATGATCACGCCTGAGCGGATGGAGACCGAACTGTTCGGCGTCGAGGGTGGCGACCAGCGCGGTCGCACCGTCGGCGCACTCGAAGAGGCCCACGGCGGCACGCTGTTCCTCGACGAGATCGCCGACATGCCGCGCGAAACCCAGAGCAAGATCCTCCGCGTGCTGGTCGACCAGAACTTCGTGCGGGTCGGCGGCACCACCCGCGTGCACGTCGATGTGCGCATCATCTCGTCCACCAGCCGCAACCTGGAAGCCGAGATCGCGGCCGGCCGTTTCCGCGAGGACCTCTATCACCGCCTGTCGGTGGTGCCGATTCGGCTGCCCTCGCTGGCCGAGCGCCGCGAGGACATTCCGGAACTGATCGCCTATTTCATGGAGCAGATTTCGCAGACAACCGGTCTGCCCAAGCGCACCATCGGCGAGGACGCCATGGCGGTGCTGCAGGCCCACGATTGGCCGGGCAACGTCCGCCAGCTCCGCAACAACGTCGAGCGCCTCTTGATTCTGGCCGGCGGCGATTCCGACGCCACCATCAACGCCTCGATGCTGCCGCAGGATGTCGGCGCGCTGATGCCGGCGATGCCGAACGGCCACGGCAGCGACCAGATTCTGCGTCTGCCACTGCGCGATGCCCGCGAGATGTTCGAGCGGGAATATCTCGCCGCCCAGATCAGCCGGTTTTCCGGCAACATTTCGCGCACCGCCGAGTTCGTCGGCATGGAGCGCTCGGCGCTCCACCGCAAGCTCAAGACGCTCGGCATCGGTTGA
- the hflX gene encoding GTPase HflX → MSFFDESRPGARGAAHDTRVAPTRAAVLVPVRSRDRSRAGAAGSTRTPDARLDEATGLAAAIDLDVVVATLVPLADVRPATFLGKGKVEELAGLIEAERIDLAYVDASLSPVQQRNLERAWKTKVIDRTALILEIFGRRARTREGTLQVELAHLNYQKSRLVRSWTHLERQRGGFGFLGGPGETQIETDRRLIGERIISIERELEQVTRTRALHRKSRERVPFPVVALVGYTNAGKSTLFNRLTRAEVFAENLLFATLDPTLRAVGLPHGTRIILSDTVGFISELPTTLVAAFRATLEEVIEADLILHVRDVAHIDTAAQAADVADVLGELGIDSDDHARIVEVWNKVDLIEGEARAQLDAEAARRPAEQQPALVSALSGEGVEALLDRIETRITAGRITRTVSLAPEDGQGLAWLYRHADVIERSGDAETGRTLVTVRVSPERLEEIDRRFPPNP, encoded by the coding sequence TTGAGTTTCTTTGATGAGTCGCGCCCCGGTGCCCGCGGCGCCGCCCACGACACCAGGGTGGCGCCGACCCGCGCCGCGGTGCTGGTCCCTGTGCGCAGCCGCGACCGATCGCGTGCCGGTGCAGCCGGATCGACGCGCACGCCGGACGCCCGGCTGGACGAGGCGACCGGCCTTGCCGCCGCGATCGACCTCGACGTCGTGGTCGCCACGCTGGTGCCGCTGGCCGACGTGCGTCCCGCCACCTTCCTCGGCAAGGGCAAGGTCGAGGAACTCGCCGGCCTCATCGAGGCCGAACGGATCGACCTCGCCTATGTCGACGCCAGCCTCTCGCCGGTTCAGCAGCGCAATCTGGAACGGGCGTGGAAGACCAAGGTCATCGACCGCACCGCGCTGATTCTCGAGATTTTCGGACGGCGCGCGCGCACCCGCGAGGGCACGCTGCAGGTCGAACTCGCCCACCTCAACTATCAAAAGAGCCGGCTGGTACGGTCATGGACCCATCTTGAACGCCAGCGCGGTGGCTTCGGCTTCCTCGGCGGCCCCGGCGAGACCCAGATCGAGACCGACCGTCGCCTGATCGGCGAGCGCATCATCTCGATCGAACGCGAGCTGGAGCAGGTGACGCGCACCCGCGCGCTGCACCGCAAAAGCCGCGAGCGGGTTCCGTTCCCGGTGGTTGCGCTGGTCGGCTACACCAATGCCGGCAAATCGACGCTGTTCAACCGGCTGACGCGGGCCGAGGTGTTCGCCGAGAACCTGTTGTTCGCCACGCTCGACCCGACGTTGCGGGCGGTCGGTCTGCCGCATGGCACCCGCATCATCCTGTCCGACACCGTCGGCTTCATCTCCGAGTTGCCAACTACGCTGGTGGCGGCGTTCCGCGCCACACTGGAAGAGGTGATCGAGGCCGACCTGATCCTGCACGTGCGCGACGTTGCCCATATCGACACCGCCGCTCAGGCCGCCGACGTCGCCGATGTGCTGGGCGAACTCGGCATCGATTCGGACGACCATGCCCGTATCGTCGAGGTGTGGAATAAGGTCGACCTGATCGAAGGCGAGGCGCGGGCGCAGCTCGACGCCGAGGCCGCGCGTCGGCCGGCCGAGCAGCAGCCGGCGCTGGTGTCCGCCTTGAGCGGGGAGGGGGTCGAGGCGCTGCTCGACCGCATCGAGACGCGCATCACCGCTGGGCGCATCACCCGCACGGTGTCTTTGGCGCCCGAGGACGGGCAGGGGCTGGCCTGGCTCTATCGCCACGCCGACGTGATCGAACGCTCAGGCGACGCGGAGACCGGGCGCACGCTGGTCACGGTGCGGGTATCGCCCGAGCGGCTGGAGGAGATCGACCGACGGTTCCCGCCGAACCCGTGA
- the draG gene encoding ADP-ribosyl-[dinitrogen reductase] hydrolase: MPALTVESRALAAYLGFAIGDALGATVEFMTRSEIAAQYGVHRDIVGGGWLRLKPGQVTDDTEMALALGRSIIRKGGLDARDVCDEFAAWLKTGPADVGNTCRRGIRRYVVEGTVEGSFSEGDAGNGAAMRILPVALATFGQPGTVESWTLAQAHATHHHPLSDDACLALVRMAHGLLEGQGKDVVRKEAEILVGKHRAFRFEPYPGQCSAFIVDTMQTVLHHYLCADSFAECVVQTVNQGGDADTAGAIAGMLAGATYGLEAIPARWLARLDRDAADAIRAQVPRLLAMSRGASTEGV; the protein is encoded by the coding sequence ATGCCCGCGCTGACTGTGGAGAGCCGCGCGCTCGCGGCCTATCTTGGCTTCGCCATCGGCGACGCGCTCGGCGCCACGGTCGAGTTCATGACCAGGAGCGAAATCGCGGCGCAGTATGGCGTGCATCGCGACATCGTCGGCGGCGGCTGGCTGAGGCTCAAGCCGGGGCAGGTGACCGACGACACCGAGATGGCGCTCGCGCTGGGGCGCTCGATCATCCGCAAGGGTGGGCTGGACGCCCGCGACGTCTGCGACGAATTCGCGGCGTGGCTGAAGACCGGGCCGGCCGATGTTGGCAACACCTGCCGGCGCGGTATTCGGCGCTATGTCGTGGAGGGCACCGTCGAAGGCTCGTTTTCCGAAGGCGACGCCGGCAACGGCGCCGCGATGCGCATTCTGCCCGTGGCGCTCGCGACATTTGGCCAGCCCGGCACGGTGGAATCGTGGACGCTGGCGCAGGCGCACGCCACGCATCATCATCCGCTGTCGGACGACGCCTGCCTCGCGCTCGTGCGCATGGCGCATGGCCTCCTTGAAGGGCAGGGGAAGGACGTCGTGCGCAAGGAGGCTGAAATCCTCGTGGGCAAGCACAGGGCATTTCGCTTCGAGCCCTATCCGGGCCAATGCTCGGCCTTCATTGTCGACACCATGCAAACCGTGCTGCACCACTATCTGTGCGCGGACTCCTTCGCCGAGTGCGTCGTCCAAACCGTCAATCAAGGTGGTGACGCCGACACCGCAGGCGCAATTGCCGGCATGCTTGCGGGCGCCACCTATGGGCTGGAGGCGATCCCAGCGCGCTGGCTGGCAAGGCTCGACCGCGACGCAGCGGACGCCATCCGCGCGCAGGTGCCGCGGCTGCTGGCGATGTCGCGGGGCGCCAGCACCGAAGGCGTTTAA
- a CDS encoding NAD(+)--dinitrogen-reductase ADP-D-ribosyltransferase encodes MRRGIGHSTNLVGRPSEWLESCAFNEAPVPLHIWGVCEMNRSLFSMLERAGDLAEAGEAFFCYMMAMFGIDPEQRDAASCGKRRYRSSFLRLITGWSFDSNGPEGAVLKGWVESRFGVCPSFHKEIIEQVSSPAWAAYVDEKMSSHFHDNAIWVQLDLLFEFCQWAIQRFAFPGETHLTLFRGVNDFDEHWIVERTDKHAAVIRLNNLVSFSSDRGVADCFGDMILTARVPVSKILFFNGLLPSYLLKGEREYLAIGGEFRVSVDYV; translated from the coding sequence ATGCGGCGCGGCATCGGCCATTCGACCAACCTCGTGGGGCGGCCCTCGGAGTGGCTGGAGAGTTGCGCTTTCAACGAAGCGCCGGTTCCGCTGCACATCTGGGGCGTATGCGAGATGAACCGCAGCCTGTTCAGCATGCTGGAGCGGGCGGGCGACCTCGCCGAGGCGGGTGAAGCGTTCTTCTGCTACATGATGGCGATGTTCGGCATCGATCCCGAACAGCGCGACGCGGCATCCTGCGGAAAGCGCCGCTATCGCTCGTCGTTCCTGCGGCTGATCACCGGCTGGAGCTTCGACAGCAACGGCCCGGAAGGCGCCGTGCTGAAGGGCTGGGTCGAGAGCCGGTTCGGCGTCTGCCCGTCGTTCCACAAGGAAATCATCGAGCAGGTTTCGAGTCCCGCCTGGGCCGCCTATGTCGACGAGAAGATGTCGAGCCACTTCCATGACAACGCGATCTGGGTGCAGCTCGATCTTCTGTTCGAGTTCTGCCAATGGGCCATTCAGCGTTTCGCGTTTCCGGGCGAGACGCATCTGACGCTGTTTCGCGGCGTCAATGACTTCGATGAGCATTGGATCGTGGAGCGGACGGACAAGCACGCGGCGGTGATCCGGCTCAACAACCTTGTGTCGTTTTCGTCCGACCGCGGCGTCGCTGACTGCTTCGGCGACATGATCCTCACGGCGCGCGTTCCTGTCAGTAAAATCCTGTTTTTCAACGGCCTGTTGCCCTCGTATCTCTTGAAGGGCGAACGCGAGTATCTGGCGATCGGCGGCGAATTTCGGGTGAGCGTGGACTATGTTTGA
- a CDS encoding D-amino-acid transaminase gives MSRIAYVNGLYVPHGEAGVHIEDRGFQFADGVYEVCEVRDGHLIDETRHISRLIRSLGELRMAMPMSRAALGLVLREVVRRNRVRDGLVYLQVTRGVAQRNFLFPANTTPTLVVTARATSRAELEQRAEAGISVITVPDNRWDRVDIKTVGLLPNCLAKEAAKAAGAREAWFVDRDGYVTEGGSSNAWIVSAEGRLITRPAEFGILRGITRTVTLEVAARLNLQVEERGFTREEAYAAVEAFVTSATLGVMPVVRIDGRAVGDGKPGRAARELRATFHSVAEVAP, from the coding sequence ATGTCGCGCATAGCTTACGTCAATGGCCTTTATGTTCCGCATGGAGAGGCGGGGGTTCATATCGAGGACCGCGGGTTTCAGTTCGCGGACGGCGTCTACGAGGTCTGCGAAGTCCGGGACGGCCACCTGATCGACGAGACCCGCCACATCAGCCGGCTGATCCGCTCGCTCGGCGAACTGCGGATGGCGATGCCGATGAGCCGTGCCGCGCTCGGCCTCGTTCTGCGCGAGGTGGTGCGACGCAACCGCGTCCGCGATGGCTTGGTCTATCTGCAGGTGACGCGCGGCGTGGCGCAACGGAACTTCCTGTTCCCGGCCAACACCACGCCGACGCTGGTGGTGACGGCGCGCGCGACCAGCCGTGCCGAGCTGGAGCAGCGGGCCGAAGCCGGCATCTCGGTCATTACCGTGCCGGACAATCGCTGGGATCGGGTCGACATCAAGACCGTCGGGCTGCTGCCCAACTGCCTGGCGAAGGAGGCGGCCAAGGCCGCCGGCGCCCGCGAGGCGTGGTTCGTCGACCGCGACGGTTACGTTACCGAAGGCGGCTCTTCCAACGCCTGGATCGTGTCGGCCGAGGGCCGCCTGATCACCCGGCCGGCTGAATTCGGCATCCTGCGCGGCATTACCCGTACCGTGACGCTGGAGGTGGCGGCGCGGCTGAACCTCCAGGTCGAGGAGCGGGGATTTACGCGGGAGGAGGCCTACGCGGCGGTGGAAGCTTTCGTCACCTCCGCAACGCTGGGGGTGATGCCGGTGGTGCGCATCGACGGCCGCGCCGTCGGCGATGGCAAGCCCGGCCGTGCGGCGCGCGAACTGCGGGCGACGTTCCATAGCGTGGCCGAGGTTGCGCCATAG
- a CDS encoding sensor histidine kinase NtrY-like: MTAQQTDTVPAATGGETASFPPVPRRLWVRLLGPLAVGLALLSALATFLVLAGLTPIAPTHEIVVTLLGTNAITVAGLLAVIVREGMSLWVARKRGRAGARLHIRVVSLFSVIAALPAILVAVVASITLDRGLDRWFSERTKLMVETSIGIGQAYVREHAGSIRGEILAMAQDFNRLHPIYDSDRERFRQIMTGQATLRGLPVAMLIKRDLTIIERANIQLAREILIPATLAIGDATEEQPLIQIIGQNDIVAAVMPLKAYEDTYLLVARPIDPRVIDYLQKTQASIDEFRVLEERRFGVQVAFALMYVVIALIVLLSAVWIGLAFANTLVAPIRRLIGAANLVAAGNLYVQVPVRRPEGDLANLGESFNKMTQELRSQRDDLIGARDLIDQRRRFTEAVLAGVSAGVFGLDAAGNITIVNRSAEGLLGLDAAEAVGKPVAEVVPELASLVEDARAGGNRLVQGQVTLVRKGRERTLLVRVTSETAADPNRGFIVTLDDITDLVTAQRTSAWADVARRIAHEIKNPLTPIQLSAERLKRKYGKVIQTDREVFEQCTDTIIRQVGDIGRMVDEFASFARMPKPTLGEHDAVDMVRQAVFLMKMASPDITFESHLPDTPVMARFDRRQLSQAVTNIVKNATEAVAAAPPDAVHPPKIEISLGRDGDDVVIDVIDNGIGLPAENRQRLLEPYVTTREKGTGLGLAIVGRILEDHGGGIELADAPAVASGGRGAWVRLRFQADPPTPAAQPAAAHDSRQR; the protein is encoded by the coding sequence GTGACGGCGCAACAGACCGATACCGTTCCCGCTGCGACCGGCGGCGAGACTGCCAGCTTCCCACCCGTGCCGCGGCGGCTGTGGGTGCGTCTGCTCGGCCCGCTCGCGGTCGGCTTGGCGCTGTTGTCGGCGCTCGCCACCTTCCTGGTGCTGGCCGGGCTGACGCCGATCGCGCCGACCCACGAGATCGTCGTCACCCTGCTCGGCACCAACGCCATCACGGTGGCGGGGTTGCTGGCAGTGATCGTCCGCGAGGGGATGTCGCTGTGGGTGGCGCGAAAGCGCGGTCGCGCCGGCGCGCGGCTCCATATCCGCGTGGTGTCGCTGTTCAGCGTGATCGCGGCGCTGCCGGCGATCCTGGTCGCGGTGGTGGCCTCGATCACGCTCGACCGCGGGCTGGACCGCTGGTTTTCCGAGCGGACCAAGCTGATGGTCGAGACCTCGATCGGGATCGGCCAGGCCTATGTCCGCGAGCACGCCGGCTCGATCCGCGGCGAAATCCTGGCGATGGCGCAGGACTTCAACCGCCTGCACCCGATCTATGACAGCGACCGCGAGCGGTTCCGCCAGATCATGACCGGGCAAGCGACGCTGCGCGGCCTGCCGGTCGCCATGCTGATCAAGCGCGACCTCACGATCATCGAACGCGCCAACATTCAACTCGCCCGCGAGATCCTGATTCCGGCGACCCTGGCCATTGGCGATGCGACCGAGGAGCAGCCGCTGATCCAGATCATCGGCCAGAACGACATCGTCGCCGCGGTGATGCCGCTCAAGGCCTATGAGGACACCTATCTGCTGGTCGCCCGCCCGATCGATCCGCGCGTCATCGACTACCTGCAGAAAACCCAGGCCTCGATCGACGAGTTCCGGGTGCTGGAGGAGCGGCGGTTCGGCGTGCAGGTGGCGTTCGCGCTGATGTACGTGGTGATCGCGCTGATCGTGCTGCTATCGGCGGTGTGGATCGGGCTCGCCTTCGCCAACACCCTGGTTGCCCCAATCCGCCGGCTGATCGGCGCGGCCAACCTGGTCGCCGCCGGCAACCTCTACGTCCAGGTGCCGGTGCGCCGCCCCGAGGGCGACCTCGCCAATCTCGGCGAGAGCTTCAACAAGATGACGCAGGAATTGCGCAGCCAGCGCGACGACCTGATCGGTGCGCGCGACCTGATCGACCAGCGCCGACGTTTCACCGAGGCGGTGCTGGCGGGAGTTTCGGCCGGGGTGTTCGGCCTCGACGCGGCCGGCAACATCACCATCGTCAACCGCTCGGCCGAGGGGTTGCTCGGGCTCGACGCCGCCGAGGCCGTCGGCAAGCCGGTCGCCGAGGTGGTGCCGGAACTGGCGTCATTGGTCGAGGATGCCCGCGCCGGCGGCAACCGGCTGGTGCAGGGCCAGGTTACGCTGGTGCGAAAGGGCCGTGAGCGTACCCTGCTGGTGCGCGTTACCAGCGAGACGGCGGCCGACCCCAACCGCGGCTTCATCGTCACCCTCGACGACATCACCGACCTTGTCACCGCCCAGCGCACCTCGGCGTGGGCGGACGTCGCCCGCCGCATCGCCCACGAGATCAAGAACCCGCTGACGCCGATCCAGCTGTCGGCCGAACGCCTCAAGCGAAAATACGGCAAGGTGATCCAGACCGACCGCGAGGTTTTCGAGCAGTGCACCGACACCATCATCCGCCAGGTCGGCGACATCGGCCGCATGGTCGACGAGTTCGCCTCGTTTGCCCGCATGCCCAAGCCGACGCTCGGCGAGCACGATGCCGTCGACATGGTGCGGCAGGCGGTGTTCCTGATGAAGATGGCGAGCCCCGACATCACGTTTGAGAGCCATCTGCCCGACACCCCGGTGATGGCGCGGTTCGATCGCCGCCAGCTGTCCCAGGCCGTGACCAACATCGTCAAGAACGCCACCGAGGCGGTGGCGGCGGCGCCGCCGGACGCGGTCCACCCGCCCAAAATCGAGATTTCGCTCGGCCGTGACGGCGACGACGTGGTGATCGACGTCATCGACAACGGCATCGGCCTGCCGGCGGAAAACCGCCAACGCCTGCTGGAGCCCTACGTCACGACGCGCGAGAAGGGCACCGGCCTCGGCCTCGCCATCGTCGGCCGGATTCTGGAAGACCACGGCGGCGGAATCGAGCTCGCCGACGCCCCGGCAGTCGCCAGCGGCGGGCGCGGCGCCTGGGTCCGCCTGAGGTTCCAAGCCGATCCACCGACACCCGCCGCTCAGCCGGCAGCTGCTCACGACTCACGGCAGAGGTGA
- a CDS encoding class I SAM-dependent methyltransferase: MTKYNFGCGNFKKPGFINVDVRPDSAADVVAEAWDTSQFLQGAAEFVYSRHMLEHLDPDDARLTLRAWLGLLRPGGLLNVIVPDVAFHARQILGLATSSFPNQFDHACAGFWGWRDEARGGSREDAHRWGYTEHSLSAELLSAGFVQVQRATEGPDREAWHLNIVALRPI; the protein is encoded by the coding sequence ATGACGAAGTACAATTTCGGCTGCGGCAACTTTAAGAAGCCGGGTTTCATCAATGTCGATGTCCGGCCCGATTCCGCGGCCGACGTCGTCGCCGAGGCGTGGGACACCAGCCAGTTTCTCCAGGGTGCCGCCGAGTTCGTCTATTCACGCCATATGCTGGAGCACCTCGACCCCGACGACGCCCGGCTGACCCTGCGGGCGTGGCTGGGACTGCTGCGGCCGGGCGGCCTCCTCAACGTGATCGTGCCCGACGTCGCCTTCCACGCCCGCCAAATCCTCGGCCTGGCGACCAGTTCGTTCCCGAATCAGTTCGACCACGCCTGCGCCGGATTCTGGGGGTGGCGGGACGAGGCACGCGGCGGCAGCCGCGAGGACGCACACCGCTGGGGCTATACCGAGCACTCGCTGTCCGCCGAACTGCTGAGCGCCGGCTTCGTCCAGGTCCAGCGGGCAACGGAAGGCCCCGACCGCGAGGCTTGGCACCTGAATATCGTCGCGCTGCGGCCGATTTGA
- the hfq gene encoding RNA chaperone Hfq produces MPAERAQNLQDTFLNHVRKHKVPLTIFLVNGVKLQGVVTWFDNFCVLLRRDGHSQLVYKHAISTIMPGQPVQLFDAADEAVPAEKT; encoded by the coding sequence ATGCCGGCTGAACGTGCTCAGAATTTACAGGACACCTTCCTCAATCACGTCCGCAAACATAAAGTACCGCTGACAATATTCCTCGTGAACGGTGTGAAGCTGCAGGGGGTGGTGACATGGTTCGACAACTTTTGTGTTCTCCTGCGGCGGGACGGACACTCGCAGCTTGTCTATAAGCACGCCATTTCCACGATCATGCCGGGCCAGCCCGTTCAGTTGTTCGACGCAGCTGACGAGGCGGTTCCTGCCGAGAAGACGTAA